The following proteins come from a genomic window of Thermoproteus sp.:
- a CDS encoding HD family hydrolase, translating into MDLVDVVDTLCGIRRVGWLQRGVENAETVCQHSLLVALLAGEIAAELREAGRDVDPAYAVAAAVIHDLAEAELGHPGNGVRSAVDWEGLELDAMRRLYPHLYGLFEAYRSSKGELGTLVSFADKLATLIRACRYAKRGYDTKDLIDAFRRRLSRYPEPYPQLLERYLARYCQGVLP; encoded by the coding sequence ATGGACCTGGTCGACGTAGTGGACACGCTTTGCGGCATAAGGCGGGTCGGTTGGCTCCAGAGGGGCGTGGAAAACGCGGAGACTGTCTGCCAACACTCGCTCCTAGTCGCGCTGTTGGCTGGCGAAATAGCGGCGGAGCTTAGAGAGGCGGGGCGCGACGTAGATCCGGCGTATGCGGTGGCCGCCGCTGTTATTCACGACTTAGCTGAGGCCGAGTTGGGACATCCGGGGAACGGCGTCAGGTCAGCCGTCGATTGGGAGGGACTGGAGCTTGACGCCATGCGGAGGCTCTATCCCCACCTCTACGGGCTCTTTGAGGCCTATAGGTCCTCTAAGGGCGAATTGGGGACTCTCGTGTCTTTTGCTGACAAGCTAGCCACCCTCATAAGGGCTTGTAGATACGCGAAGAGGGGCTACGACACCAAGGACCTTATCGACGCCTTTAGGCGACGGCTGTCGAGATATCCAGAACCCTACCCGCAACTCTTAGAGAGGTACCTAGCTAGGTACTGTCAAGGCGTTCTACCCTAA